Proteins encoded within one genomic window of Mesobacillus subterraneus:
- the abc-f gene encoding ribosomal protection-like ABC-F family protein produces the protein MIACSINHISKMYGGNLIFEDLSFEINEKDTVGLVGPNGCGKTTLMRLIAGMEEADQGKIHWKKGLKIGYLAQIPVYEDEMTARRVLETAFDKLLAVQEEMKQLETEMAEAGEDSLKLERLLAKYGVLQEKFSLGGGYEMEANIDRIANGLKIEGLLNSNFNSLSGGEKTKVGLGLSLLRNPDLLLLDEPTNHLDIMAAEWLAEFLKEYDGTVVIISHDRYFLDETATKILDLEDGEIDLYHANYSGFIQEKEAKLLREFQAFEEQQRKIKKMKEAIKRLRDWANRATPPSAALHKRATNMERALARMEKLDRSILNRKKMNFELDTGARSGKDVLVFKDVMKSFGDRELFSKINFQLHYQDRAAIVGENGSGKTTLLKFIQDDLAPDQGEVRKGSNVKIGYLSQHMELSSQEGTVLDAFRNEVVMNEGEARNVLAGFLFYGPDVFKKVSQLSGGERMRLRLAQLMHQDLNFLILDEPTNHLDIDSREVLEEALAGFEGTLLAVSHDRYFLNKLFDKVYWLEGGELTEIEGNYDRARVKMAEKRKHWEDAATSSVTAQTARTVIRREKVKSPVVEIDEEALLEEIETHEKSIATLEQQMAKMTDLTVLQELHTEKEVLESKRYQLYSRLEEIY, from the coding sequence ATGATAGCATGCAGCATTAACCATATCAGCAAAATGTACGGAGGCAATCTGATTTTTGAGGATTTGTCTTTTGAAATAAATGAAAAAGATACGGTTGGTCTGGTTGGACCAAACGGTTGCGGCAAGACAACTTTGATGAGACTGATTGCCGGCATGGAAGAGGCGGATCAAGGAAAGATCCACTGGAAAAAAGGATTGAAAATCGGCTACCTTGCTCAGATTCCAGTATATGAGGATGAGATGACCGCCAGGCGAGTCCTGGAAACGGCGTTTGACAAGTTGCTGGCTGTTCAGGAGGAAATGAAGCAGCTTGAAACCGAGATGGCAGAAGCAGGGGAGGATTCGCTAAAGCTGGAAAGGCTGCTGGCGAAATATGGAGTTCTACAGGAAAAGTTCAGTCTCGGAGGCGGTTATGAAATGGAAGCGAATATTGACCGCATTGCTAACGGCTTAAAGATTGAGGGCTTGCTTAATTCGAATTTTAACAGCCTTAGCGGCGGTGAGAAAACGAAAGTAGGTTTGGGATTGAGTCTGCTTAGGAATCCAGATTTGCTGCTTCTCGATGAGCCGACAAACCATCTTGATATTATGGCTGCTGAGTGGCTGGCTGAATTTTTGAAAGAATACGATGGGACTGTTGTGATCATCTCGCATGACCGTTATTTTCTTGATGAAACAGCAACGAAAATTCTCGACCTGGAGGATGGAGAGATTGACCTCTATCATGCTAATTACAGTGGATTCATTCAAGAAAAGGAAGCGAAATTACTGCGTGAATTCCAGGCGTTTGAAGAGCAGCAACGCAAAATCAAGAAAATGAAAGAGGCAATCAAGCGTCTGCGTGACTGGGCAAATAGAGCGACCCCGCCAAGTGCGGCCCTCCATAAAAGGGCAACGAACATGGAGAGAGCGCTGGCCAGGATGGAGAAGCTGGACCGGTCGATTTTAAACAGGAAGAAAATGAATTTCGAGCTGGATACAGGAGCGCGGAGCGGAAAGGACGTGCTCGTCTTCAAAGATGTCATGAAATCATTTGGAGATAGGGAACTTTTCTCAAAGATCAATTTTCAGCTTCACTATCAGGACCGTGCGGCGATTGTCGGTGAAAATGGATCAGGCAAGACGACTTTGCTGAAGTTCATTCAGGATGATCTTGCCCCTGACCAGGGTGAAGTCCGAAAAGGCAGCAATGTCAAAATCGGCTACCTGTCACAGCATATGGAGCTTTCCAGTCAGGAAGGCACCGTGCTTGATGCATTCCGGAACGAGGTAGTAATGAATGAGGGAGAGGCCCGTAATGTGCTCGCGGGATTTTTGTTCTATGGTCCGGATGTTTTTAAGAAAGTATCCCAGCTGAGCGGCGGGGAACGGATGAGACTGCGCCTGGCCCAGTTGATGCACCAGGACCTCAATTTCCTGATTCTTGATGAACCAACCAATCATCTGGATATTGATTCACGAGAAGTACTGGAAGAAGCGCTGGCAGGGTTCGAGGGTACGCTGCTCGCCGTTTCCCATGACCGTTATTTCTTGAATAAGCTTTTTGATAAGGTTTACTGGCTGGAAGGCGGAGAGTTGACGGAAATAGAAGGCAATTATGACCGCGCGAGAGTGAAAATGGCTGAGAAGCGGAAACATTGGGAGGATGCGGCTACATCTTCAGTTACAGCGCAAACTGCTAGGACTGTCATTCGGCGAGAAAAAGTCAAATCACCAGTTGTTGAGATCGATGAGGAAGCTCTGTTAGAAGAAATAGAGACTCATGAAAAATCGATTGCCACACTTGAACAGCAAATGGCGAAAATGACCGACCTCACAGTGCTCCAGGAGCTCCACACTGAAAAAGAAGTTTTAGAGTCAAAGCGATACCAGCTGTATTCCAGACTTGAAGAAATATATTAA
- a CDS encoding RAxF-45 family protein, translating into MIKAVFVRGFWNEFLYFCRAKFAVAAVNGIRMPFFNSSISNTNGRIISFPA; encoded by the coding sequence ATGATCAAGGCTGTTTTTGTACGCGGATTTTGGAATGAATTCCTTTATTTTTGTCGTGCAAAATTTGCTGTTGCAGCTGTCAACGGGATACGTATGCCCTTTTTTAACAGTTCAATATCAAATACAAACGGTAGGATCATCTCTTTTCCCGCTTAA
- a CDS encoding response regulator transcription factor: MIKVVFVDDHEMVRIGVSSYLSAQPDIEVIGEADNGKTGVEMTLELRPDIILMDLVMKEMDGIEATKQIIEQWPEARIIIVTSFLDDEKVYPALEAGATSYMLKTSKASEIANAVRVTYSGQPVLEPEVTGKMMMKMRQKNNVELHEELTEREMEVLKLIAEGKTNQEIADELFIALKTVKTHVSNILSKLQVQDRTQAVIYAFRHSIVK; this comes from the coding sequence ATGATTAAAGTTGTGTTTGTAGATGACCACGAAATGGTGCGGATTGGAGTTTCTTCTTATTTATCAGCTCAGCCGGATATTGAGGTGATCGGGGAAGCGGATAATGGGAAGACAGGAGTCGAGATGACGCTTGAACTGCGTCCGGATATCATCCTCATGGATCTGGTCATGAAGGAAATGGACGGAATCGAGGCGACAAAACAGATCATCGAACAATGGCCTGAAGCAAGAATTATCATTGTGACCAGTTTCCTTGATGATGAAAAAGTGTATCCTGCGCTCGAAGCCGGTGCGACGAGCTATATGCTGAAAACATCGAAAGCCAGTGAAATCGCTAATGCGGTAAGAGTTACATACTCAGGGCAGCCGGTGCTCGAGCCAGAAGTAACGGGCAAGATGATGATGAAAATGCGTCAGAAAAACAATGTTGAACTGCACGAAGAGCTGACAGAGCGCGAGATGGAAGTCTTAAAGCTGATTGCCGAAGGAAAAACAAACCAAGAAATCGCAGATGAGCTATTCATCGCATTGAAAACCGTGAAGACGCATGTCAGCAATATTTTAAGCAAGCTGCAGGTGCAAGATCGCACCCAGGCTGTCATTTATGCATTCAGACATTCAATCGTAAAATAA
- the liaF gene encoding cell wall-active antibiotics response protein LiaF: MLNNMKNDYVSWIVITGLILLLLEVSFFNEGLIFSLLASGAMVYFGRSLMPKKSGKLLFWVGLFFFLSSVFSMMTFRFFLLAVLIYLAYQFAQSKKKPEVITPVLQEPEKEVRKEMLIEKPPLFKNRLFGHQETPSHVYEWNDVNIQTGIGDSVLDLSLTVLPKGETVIFIRNIIGNVKVYVPYDLEVTLRHSSVIGSAEVFEHEEGRVLNQSLYLQTPGYDEAEQKVKIFTLMLVGNIEVKRI, from the coding sequence ATGTTGAACAACATGAAGAATGATTATGTAAGCTGGATTGTTATTACAGGACTTATTTTGCTTTTGCTCGAAGTTTCATTTTTTAACGAAGGACTGATTTTCTCCCTTCTTGCGAGCGGAGCGATGGTTTATTTCGGTCGCTCTTTAATGCCTAAGAAATCTGGAAAGCTATTGTTCTGGGTAGGTTTGTTCTTTTTCCTGAGCAGTGTTTTCAGCATGATGACGTTCAGGTTTTTCTTATTGGCGGTGCTGATCTATCTTGCCTATCAATTTGCACAGTCGAAAAAGAAGCCAGAAGTGATCACGCCAGTTTTACAGGAGCCTGAAAAAGAAGTCAGGAAGGAAATGCTGATTGAAAAGCCTCCTCTTTTTAAAAATCGTCTGTTTGGCCATCAGGAAACGCCGTCTCATGTATATGAATGGAACGATGTCAATATCCAGACCGGGATTGGCGACAGTGTGCTTGACCTGAGCCTGACGGTGCTGCCAAAGGGAGAAACAGTTATTTTTATCCGTAATATCATTGGCAATGTAAAAGTGTATGTGCCATATGATTTAGAGGTCACCCTCCGGCATTCGTCAGTCATTGGGTCTGCTGAAGTATTTGAGCATGAGGAAGGAAGGGTGCTGAACCAGAGTCTGTATTTACAGACACCAGGCTATGACGAAGCAGAACAAAAGGTTAAGATTTTCACCTTGATGCTTGTTGGTAATATCGAGGTGAAACGGATATGA
- a CDS encoding PspA/IM30 family protein — protein MANLLTRIKNTVMADLHEALDQKEKKNPIALLNQYLRECENETEKVRKLLERQGQLKAQFAREHQQALEMAEKRKYQSEVAMRAGESNLQEFAQQEQNQYEERAARLKEAMDNAVKQQLELERKYEEMNHKLKDMHIRRLEMMGRENVTRANYRMDQVIDNHSNSDKAYSRFAEMETYLDHLEEKVNSTYNRNTIDSRIAQLEKEFKSKESHTI, from the coding sequence ATGGCAAATCTATTAACAAGAATTAAAAACACGGTAATGGCAGATCTTCACGAGGCACTTGACCAGAAGGAAAAGAAAAATCCGATCGCGCTGTTGAATCAGTATCTTCGTGAATGTGAAAACGAAACAGAAAAGGTCAGAAAGCTTCTTGAGCGTCAGGGACAATTGAAGGCACAGTTTGCACGCGAGCATCAGCAAGCGCTTGAAATGGCTGAAAAGAGAAAATACCAATCCGAGGTCGCAATGAGAGCTGGAGAATCCAACCTTCAGGAGTTTGCACAGCAGGAGCAGAACCAATATGAAGAGCGAGCTGCCAGGTTGAAAGAAGCAATGGATAACGCTGTCAAACAACAGCTTGAGCTTGAGCGGAAGTATGAAGAGATGAATCATAAGCTAAAAGATATGCACATCCGCCGCCTTGAAATGATGGGACGTGAAAATGTGACGCGCGCCAATTACAGGATGGACCAGGTGATCGATAACCATTCAAATTCCGACAAAGCCTATTCAAGATTTGCAGAGATGGAAACCTACCTTGACCATCTAGAGGAGAAAGTAAATAGCACTTACAACCGCAATACAATTGACAGCAGGATTGCCCAGCTGGAAAAAGAGTTTAAAAGTAAAGAATCACATACTATTTAA
- a CDS encoding lmo0954 family membrane protein — MKKFGLLVAGFIAAMVLISNLGPLVGLGVSLLVLYFVVKQFLKTDSTAAKIGWGIVGFIILMATASNVPAILGIAAAYVLYLVYKNWDKKEEAIREESDPFVNFEKQWAELKNN, encoded by the coding sequence ATGAAAAAATTTGGTTTACTTGTTGCCGGCTTCATAGCAGCCATGGTGCTGATTTCTAACCTTGGTCCACTCGTCGGACTTGGGGTCAGCTTGCTGGTGCTCTACTTCGTCGTCAAGCAATTTTTAAAGACTGACTCGACTGCCGCAAAAATTGGCTGGGGAATCGTCGGCTTCATCATCTTGATGGCAACTGCTTCTAACGTACCAGCAATCCTCGGGATCGCAGCTGCTTATGTCCTGTACCTAGTATATAAAAACTGGGACAAAAAAGAAGAAGCAATCCGCGAAGAAAGCGATCCTTTCGTCAACTTCGAAAAGCAATGGGCAGAGTTGAAAAATAACTAA
- the safA gene encoding SafA/ExsA family spore coat assembly protein, with the protein MAIPTVSFAQQVHTVRSGDTLWKISVRYQVGLSEIIAANPQFKNPNLIYPGQRVNIPTIRATKSIESQVIQLTNQERAKNGLKPLAADWQLSRVARYKSADMRDKNYFSHTSPTYGSPFTMMKNFGINYRSAGENIAAGQRTPSEVVQSWMNSPGHRKNILSPTYTHIGVGHATGGSYGHYWTQMFIAK; encoded by the coding sequence ATGGCAATCCCGACGGTTTCGTTTGCCCAACAGGTCCACACGGTACGGTCTGGTGACACTCTATGGAAAATATCAGTCAGGTACCAGGTTGGCCTTTCGGAAATCATCGCCGCCAACCCACAGTTTAAAAATCCGAACTTGATTTATCCTGGCCAGAGGGTGAATATCCCTACTATAAGAGCAACAAAGAGCATAGAAAGCCAGGTAATCCAGCTGACAAATCAAGAGCGTGCCAAGAATGGCCTGAAACCGCTCGCTGCTGACTGGCAGCTTTCCAGGGTTGCACGATATAAATCTGCTGATATGAGAGACAAAAATTATTTCTCCCATACAAGTCCGACCTATGGCAGCCCGTTCACGATGATGAAAAACTTTGGTATCAATTACAGAAGCGCCGGTGAAAATATCGCTGCCGGGCAAAGGACACCAAGTGAAGTAGTCCAATCATGGATGAACAGTCCTGGCCACCGCAAAAATATCCTTAGCCCTACATACACCCATATCGGTGTTGGACATGCAACTGGCGGATCGTATGGACACTATTGGACACAAATGTTTATCGCAAAATAA
- a CDS encoding general stress protein, with translation MFEHEKHLVGVYDNEQDAIQAVEDLKRQGYSTDDISVISKNEDEVHDVNEATGTKTEEGLAAGAATGGVLGGLTGLLAGIGALAIPGIGPIVAAGPIAATLTGAAVGAGAGGLTGALIGMGIPEDEADRYEGYVKEGKILVVVERDENRVGLNDDATTARLDGTRTNDPVDAPLTSDNPANTRFDNTRDF, from the coding sequence ATGTTTGAACATGAAAAACATCTTGTTGGAGTATATGATAATGAGCAAGACGCAATCCAGGCTGTTGAGGACCTGAAAAGACAGGGATACTCAACCGATGATATTTCTGTTATCAGTAAGAACGAAGATGAGGTTCACGATGTCAACGAAGCTACCGGTACTAAGACTGAGGAAGGTCTTGCTGCAGGTGCGGCAACAGGCGGCGTATTAGGCGGCCTTACTGGATTATTGGCAGGCATCGGAGCACTGGCGATTCCTGGCATTGGACCAATTGTAGCTGCAGGCCCAATCGCTGCGACACTTACCGGCGCGGCAGTAGGCGCAGGTGCAGGCGGGTTAACTGGGGCATTGATCGGAATGGGTATTCCTGAAGATGAAGCTGACCGCTATGAAGGCTATGTAAAAGAAGGAAAGATTCTCGTTGTTGTCGAACGCGACGAAAACAGAGTTGGCTTGAATGACGATGCTACAACTGCTAGGTTAGACGGCACAAGAACTAACGACCCAGTTGATGCACCGCTTACTTCGGACAACCCTGCCAACACACGTTTTGATAACACCCGCGACTTTTAA
- a CDS encoding methyl-accepting chemotaxis protein — translation MQGFNHLSLKTKVFAFFGLLFFVYAVSTIYNFYLLNQFKGNSDPSDLVTKSIYSTSIAGTLISIGCLIFIMILFKRVIRPIDRLTEATQKIVQGDLSVHLDNETNDEIGKLTVHFDSMISQLRVLVEQCQSNTQLLHDSAKQLYDSSQGHEKESEVINSSIRKISAGAQQQQGHSVLLIDIVDSMVNRIHEIADLANRIELMSTNNARQSEEGMSLISETSNQVGYMEQISSQAAEDAGQLAMKTNEIDKIVNLISGIANQTNLLALNAAIEAARAGDQGKGFAVVAGEVRQLAEQSLTASKQIQEIIEDVRAEINKMVEVMAGGSLEVQKGSRLFGNVQSQYRDMREGILSIQNEIGRITHSADDLNLQTNKLSSMNNETIGILEINSAGIAEMAAGFEKQGETVREITATAENLTEVSSVLKKTVSVYHNRQ, via the coding sequence ATGCAAGGGTTTAATCATCTCTCGTTGAAAACAAAGGTTTTTGCCTTTTTTGGATTGTTGTTCTTTGTTTATGCTGTATCAACGATTTATAATTTCTACTTATTGAATCAATTCAAAGGAAATTCCGACCCTTCCGATTTAGTGACGAAAAGCATTTACTCAACCTCAATCGCGGGAACACTTATTTCAATTGGCTGCCTTATTTTTATCATGATTTTATTCAAAAGAGTCATCCGGCCTATCGATCGTCTTACAGAGGCTACTCAAAAAATTGTACAGGGTGACTTATCGGTACATCTGGATAACGAGACTAATGATGAAATCGGAAAGCTGACAGTCCATTTTGACTCAATGATCAGCCAGTTACGGGTACTTGTAGAGCAATGCCAAAGTAATACACAGTTGTTGCATGACTCTGCCAAACAGCTCTATGACAGTTCACAAGGTCATGAAAAAGAAAGTGAGGTCATCAATTCATCTATCCGGAAAATCTCGGCAGGTGCCCAACAGCAGCAAGGACATTCTGTCTTATTAATTGATATTGTTGATAGCATGGTGAATAGGATCCATGAAATTGCTGACCTGGCAAACCGTATCGAATTAATGTCTACTAACAATGCAAGACAAAGTGAAGAAGGTATGAGCCTGATCAGTGAAACGAGTAATCAGGTGGGTTACATGGAACAAATTTCGAGTCAGGCAGCTGAGGATGCTGGGCAGTTGGCAATGAAAACAAATGAAATCGACAAGATTGTTAATTTGATTTCCGGGATTGCCAATCAAACGAATCTGCTAGCATTGAATGCAGCGATTGAGGCGGCGCGTGCCGGGGACCAAGGGAAAGGGTTTGCTGTAGTGGCTGGGGAAGTGCGCCAATTGGCAGAACAATCACTAACAGCTTCAAAACAGATTCAGGAAATCATTGAAGATGTCCGTGCGGAAATTAATAAAATGGTGGAAGTCATGGCTGGTGGGAGCCTGGAAGTCCAAAAGGGAAGCCGTTTATTTGGGAATGTTCAGTCCCAATATCGTGATATGAGGGAAGGGATCTTGTCTATTCAAAATGAGATCGGACGGATTACTCACTCTGCGGACGATTTGAATCTACAGACTAATAAGCTTTCATCCATGAATAATGAAACAATAGGAATTTTAGAAATCAATAGTGCTGGAATAGCTGAAATGGCAGCAGGGTTTGAAAAACAAGGCGAGACTGTCAGGGAAATTACGGCTACTGCAGAGAATTTGACTGAAGTCTCCTCCGTTTTGAAAAAGACGGTATCTGTTTATCACAACAGACAATAA
- a CDS encoding trans-sulfuration enzyme family protein: MAKRFETEVLHSIHTKQKGIKSKATPIYQTSAFTFNDLDELEGFYQGEGSYLYSRVGNPNTDELGQSVAALEYAEDGVAASSGLAAILAGVLAVARNGDHIVAADDVYGGSFHMLKAELERFGIETTFVSFSDLDKVKQAIKQNTKLLYTESITNPLLRVEKLEEVISLAKNRNLTVLVDNTFATPLHVRPFLLGADLVVHSATKYIGGHSDVTSGVVVGKKELIAEARARIVNLGANLSPFEAWLTCRGLKTLALRMKAQSENARLLADSLSDNQNVAKVYYPFAEGEKGFGAIVTIELAEHVDTDLFFKSLGWVKIVPTLAGVETTVSHPLKTSHRALPPQAQAELGITYRLVRISVGIENSQDIIEQFKAALVLSGEKFNHR; this comes from the coding sequence ATGGCAAAGAGATTTGAAACTGAAGTACTTCATTCAATACATACGAAGCAAAAGGGAATCAAAAGCAAAGCGACACCAATTTATCAGACGTCAGCGTTTACGTTTAATGATCTTGACGAGCTTGAGGGATTTTATCAGGGAGAAGGAAGCTATCTGTATTCTAGGGTAGGGAACCCTAATACCGATGAACTTGGTCAATCTGTAGCGGCACTTGAATACGCGGAAGACGGGGTAGCTGCTTCCTCTGGTTTGGCCGCTATTTTAGCGGGAGTTTTGGCTGTAGCGAGGAACGGAGATCATATCGTTGCAGCCGATGATGTATATGGCGGGAGCTTCCATATGCTGAAAGCTGAGCTTGAACGCTTTGGGATCGAAACGACGTTTGTATCTTTTTCTGACCTGGACAAAGTTAAACAGGCAATCAAACAGAATACGAAGCTTCTTTACACGGAGTCCATCACCAATCCGCTCCTCCGTGTTGAAAAACTAGAGGAAGTCATTTCACTGGCTAAAAATAGAAATCTCACTGTTTTGGTTGACAACACATTCGCTACTCCGCTCCATGTCCGTCCGTTTTTACTCGGAGCCGACCTGGTCGTCCACAGCGCAACGAAATACATCGGAGGTCACAGTGATGTCACTTCAGGTGTTGTTGTTGGCAAAAAGGAACTAATTGCAGAAGCGCGTGCTCGAATTGTTAATCTTGGGGCGAACCTCAGTCCGTTTGAGGCCTGGCTGACATGCAGGGGATTGAAGACTCTGGCGTTAAGAATGAAGGCTCAATCGGAAAATGCAAGGTTGCTGGCTGACAGTCTTAGTGACAATCAAAATGTCGCAAAAGTATATTATCCATTCGCTGAGGGTGAAAAAGGATTTGGTGCGATCGTGACGATTGAACTGGCAGAACACGTGGATACCGATTTATTTTTCAAATCGCTTGGCTGGGTAAAAATCGTGCCAACACTTGCGGGAGTCGAAACGACAGTTTCCCATCCGCTGAAAACCTCCCACCGCGCACTGCCTCCACAGGCGCAGGCAGAGCTTGGCATTACATATCGCTTAGTGAGGATTTCAGTTGGAATCGAAAACAGCCAGGATATTATTGAACAATTTAAGGCAGCGCTGGTTCTATCTGGAGAAAAATTTAATCATAGATAA
- a CDS encoding CBS domain-containing protein, with the protein MTNDTHVKHRSNNQQSGSKKQKNHQTGNKKSKSYMRTNPKLQEIEENRLKRVDDNHQKKNNDKGSENSKQSNQSSNEKGNTSSNQSKKEYGNNRKNEGDKKPSTSDSGANNSEEHEVNHKEQSGKFETAFNRIHKELKEMVKGTDSDAFVELLYSGYKNHSLVRKYKSELHQFAKLRNAIVHERVNADFYIAEPHIEVVERIEEIAREFEKPQTALSIATSPVFYYYEDAYLKDVLKVINKFDFTRFPVYDKDDKYVALLTSKEIIQWMAKHFTDSVVHFEDVRVQELLTNGKNYFVIFVDEDASLYHIEELFERYHTRGKKLQAVIITETGDRHGKPIGVITPWDLLDSDLED; encoded by the coding sequence TTGACTAACGATACTCATGTTAAACATAGATCAAATAATCAGCAGTCAGGATCAAAGAAACAGAAAAATCATCAGACTGGCAACAAGAAAAGCAAGTCTTATATGAGAACGAATCCTAAGCTGCAGGAGATTGAGGAAAACAGATTGAAGCGGGTTGATGACAATCATCAAAAGAAAAACAACGATAAAGGAAGCGAAAATTCTAAGCAATCCAATCAATCTAGTAATGAAAAAGGGAACACTTCTTCAAATCAATCCAAAAAAGAATACGGGAACAATCGTAAGAATGAAGGGGATAAGAAACCATCAACTTCCGATTCTGGCGCTAATAATTCAGAAGAACATGAAGTAAATCATAAAGAGCAGTCTGGAAAGTTCGAAACAGCTTTTAACAGGATTCATAAAGAGTTGAAGGAAATGGTGAAGGGGACCGACAGCGATGCGTTTGTCGAACTGCTGTACTCGGGTTACAAAAACCATTCATTAGTGCGGAAATATAAAAGCGAGCTGCATCAGTTTGCGAAGCTTAGGAATGCGATTGTCCATGAGCGGGTGAATGCTGATTTTTATATTGCTGAACCGCATATCGAGGTGGTCGAACGGATTGAGGAAATTGCGAGGGAATTCGAAAAGCCGCAGACAGCGTTATCGATTGCGACCAGCCCGGTGTTTTACTATTATGAGGATGCCTATCTTAAAGATGTTCTAAAGGTAATCAATAAGTTTGATTTTACAAGATTCCCTGTCTATGACAAGGATGATAAGTATGTTGCCTTGCTGACTTCAAAGGAGATCATCCAGTGGATGGCGAAGCATTTTACCGACAGTGTGGTTCATTTCGAGGATGTCCGTGTCCAAGAGCTGTTGACGAATGGGAAAAATTACTTTGTGATCTTTGTTGATGAGGATGCATCTTTGTATCATATTGAAGAATTGTTTGAACGCTACCATACTAGAGGTAAGAAGCTGCAGGCGGTCATTATCACGGAAACGGGAGATCGCCATGGAAAGCCAATCGGAGTCATCACGCCTTGGGACCTGCTGGACAGTGATCTTGAAGATTGA
- a CDS encoding YitT family protein, with protein MAATKKKRVVKEITQMVTITIGAIIAAFGLDMFLVPNAILDGGVIGLSIIAAELTNISMSIYLILFNLPFLYIGYKRMGLKFTLHTLYGVIILSGATAYLHHFEPVTDDLFLATIIGAVILGTGVGLVIRAGGALDGTEIIAILVSKKRTVSVGQIVMVMNLFIFVLAALLVFSWETAMYSIITYFIAFKMIDVVVEGMEELKSVTIISDVPEEIAEALLKQLGRGMTYIQGQGVFSNEPKKIIYTIVSRIELSTLRSVVDEIDPNALVAIENVADVSGSNFDKSGGH; from the coding sequence GTGGCAGCAACGAAGAAAAAAAGAGTAGTCAAAGAAATCACACAAATGGTGACAATAACAATCGGGGCAATTATCGCGGCTTTTGGGCTAGATATGTTCCTTGTTCCTAATGCAATCCTTGACGGTGGAGTCATCGGGCTTTCGATTATCGCAGCGGAACTGACAAACATCTCGATGAGTATTTACCTGATTTTGTTCAACTTGCCTTTCCTTTATATAGGATACAAGAGGATGGGCTTGAAATTCACGCTTCACACCTTATATGGAGTCATTATTTTATCAGGGGCAACAGCTTATTTACACCACTTTGAACCTGTGACAGATGATTTATTTTTAGCAACGATCATCGGTGCGGTTATCCTTGGAACTGGTGTTGGTTTGGTCATCAGGGCAGGCGGTGCATTGGACGGAACCGAAATTATCGCGATCCTAGTCAGCAAAAAGCGGACAGTCTCTGTAGGACAGATTGTCATGGTCATGAACTTGTTCATCTTCGTTCTTGCAGCATTGCTCGTGTTCAGCTGGGAGACGGCCATGTACTCAATCATCACCTATTTCATCGCCTTCAAGATGATTGACGTCGTCGTCGAAGGGATGGAAGAGCTCAAATCAGTTACGATTATTTCCGACGTCCCTGAAGAAATCGCCGAAGCACTGCTCAAGCAATTAGGACGCGGCATGACCTATATCCAGGGTCAGGGTGTTTTCTCAAATGAACCGAAGAAAATCATCTACACCATCGTCAGCCGTATCGAATTATCTACCCTCCGCTCCGTTGTCGATGAAATCGATCCAAACGCGTTGGTCGCGATTGAGAATGTCGCCGACGTTTCGGGAAGCAATTTTGATAAGAGTGGCGGGCATTGA